A window of Nitrososphaerales archaeon contains these coding sequences:
- a CDS encoding adenylate kinase encodes MNLRVVVVGIAGVGKTTVVDKLRSTLTGSELVTFGTVMLEEGKRLRWIKHRDELRKLSVAKQRRLQTMAATKISRARGKILFIDTHLFIRTKEGFWPGLPFDVVRALKPTHLVLVEASPDEILVRRGSDRTRYRDDVTHEELDTELSLARSFLTVSSTLTGAPMLIAVNSQGKSDEVAANIAKVLTEASA; translated from the coding sequence ATGAACCTCAGGGTCGTCGTCGTGGGCATAGCTGGGGTGGGCAAGACGACAGTCGTGGACAAGCTAAGGTCGACCCTGACGGGGTCGGAGCTTGTCACCTTCGGCACAGTGATGCTCGAGGAGGGCAAGAGGCTCCGCTGGATCAAGCACAGGGACGAGCTAAGGAAGCTGTCCGTCGCAAAGCAGAGGCGGCTCCAGACCATGGCAGCGACGAAGATCTCAAGGGCAAGGGGGAAGATCCTATTCATCGACACGCACCTGTTCATCAGGACGAAGGAAGGCTTCTGGCCCGGCCTCCCATTCGATGTGGTGAGGGCGCTCAAGCCCACCCATCTCGTCCTCGTCGAGGCGAGCCCAGACGAGATACTGGTCAGGAGAGGCTCGGACAGGACGAGGTACAGGGACGATGTGACGCACGAGGAGCTCGACACTGAACTCTCCCTCGCCCGCAGCTTCCTCACAGTGTCGTCCACGCTGACCGGGGCGCCGATGCTGATTGCTGTCAACAGTCAAGGCAAGTCGGACGAGGTCGCGGCGAACATCGCCAAGGTGCTCACGGAGGCGTCGGCATGA
- a CDS encoding EMC3/TMCO1 family protein: MSLLIPDSTLVLTLTAVGFGLISNLLTRRFVNLEAERRIKAEINDFTKAMKAAVKSGNKQEQEKLKKKEPSINKMRMKMSSARSRVALYTIVPFFAIYYLVLFLVGNVPVAYMPFGIPYICWTPPGGSACQVLANGATALNSFGWYLISSFSFSGMLTKLLKTQT; the protein is encoded by the coding sequence ATGAGCCTCCTGATCCCCGACTCCACCCTCGTCCTGACGCTCACCGCAGTCGGCTTCGGGCTGATCTCAAACCTGCTCACGCGCAGGTTCGTCAACCTCGAGGCGGAAAGGAGGATCAAGGCGGAGATAAACGACTTCACGAAGGCGATGAAGGCGGCCGTGAAATCCGGCAACAAGCAGGAGCAGGAGAAGCTCAAGAAGAAGGAGCCGTCGATAAACAAGATGAGGATGAAGATGTCGAGCGCAAGGAGCAGGGTCGCGCTCTACACCATAGTCCCATTCTTCGCAATCTACTATCTCGTGCTCTTCCTGGTCGGGAACGTCCCCGTCGCGTACATGCCCTTCGGAATCCCCTACATCTGTTGGACGCCCCCGGGCGGAAGCGCGTGCCAGGTCCTCGCAAACGGCGCCACAGCGCTGAACTCCTTCGGCTGGTATCTGATCTCGTCCTTCTCATTCAGCGGGATGCTGACAAAGCTGCTGAAGACCCAGACCTAG
- a CDS encoding branched-chain amino acid ABC transporter permease codes for MILAELVVLGLAYGLLFGVLALGLTLIWGVMKVVNIAHGDFVIVGAYSSYWLFVLAGVHPILSILFTIPFGFGLGIIVYLGLVRRVAHAPELMSLFLTFGLSTLISSLLLYIYSPNQRAISVTFPSINGLGVILPGNAAIAAAYAVVVAVLLRVFLTRTYWGKAIRAVTEDSRSALLMGINPETVSMLSFGIGVAIASSVGSVVMLLQAVTPTGGGEFTLLSFVIVVLGGLGSPFGALIGGVVIGVVDNVASLYLPAAATPAIGFIILVIVLIVRPSGIMGAKGS; via the coding sequence TTGATACTCGCCGAACTGGTAGTGCTCGGCCTCGCGTACGGACTCCTATTCGGAGTCTTGGCACTTGGGCTCACGCTGATTTGGGGTGTGATGAAGGTCGTCAACATCGCCCACGGCGACTTTGTCATCGTTGGCGCCTATTCCAGCTACTGGCTCTTCGTCCTGGCTGGGGTCCACCCGATCCTTTCGATACTGTTCACAATCCCCTTCGGCTTCGGGCTGGGGATTATTGTGTACCTGGGGCTGGTCAGGAGGGTCGCCCACGCTCCCGAGCTGATGTCCCTCTTCCTCACCTTTGGCCTATCCACGCTAATCAGCAGCCTTCTTCTCTACATCTACTCGCCGAACCAACGCGCCATCTCGGTGACCTTCCCGAGCATCAACGGGCTCGGGGTCATCCTGCCCGGAAATGCAGCGATAGCCGCGGCGTACGCAGTGGTCGTTGCAGTCCTCCTTCGAGTCTTCCTGACGAGGACGTACTGGGGCAAGGCGATCAGGGCAGTGACCGAAGATAGCCGCTCGGCCCTGCTGATGGGAATCAACCCGGAGACGGTCAGCATGCTATCCTTCGGGATTGGTGTCGCAATCGCCTCGTCGGTGGGCTCTGTGGTGATGCTGCTTCAGGCAGTGACTCCGACAGGGGGCGGCGAATTCACGCTCCTCTCGTTCGTGATCGTGGTTCTTGGAGGACTGGGGAGTCCATTCGGGGCCCTTATTGGTGGAGTCGTGATTGGAGTAGTGGACAACGTCGCATCGCTGTACCTTCCAGCCGCGGCGACACCTGCAATCGGATTCATCATACTCGTAATCGTCCTGATAGTAAGACCGTCCGGCATAATGGGTGCGAAGGGCAGTTGA
- a CDS encoding RNA-guided pseudouridylation complex pseudouridine synthase subunit Cbf5: protein MRSEKMVVLDEEETDPAHGSAPTERPVGELLEYGLIALDKPRGPTSHEVVAWVRKMVGVERAGHSGTLDPPVSGLLPIGIGSATKALSLLLLFPKEYWAVMRLHSSVSRERLDGVVREFTGDIFQRPPQRSSVKREVRSRTIHEMELTESQGNLFLMRCLCQSGTYMRKLVYDMGEVLGVGATMVELRRTKVGPLREEEGFVTLHQLTDAMYKLKAGDESVLRKIVRPVEDCLGSIQRVVIRDSAVDAICHGARLAVPGILSVSEGVSKNETVAIVSGKGELVAIGKALVSAQETKSMSKGLASTVERVIMKQGTYPKMWKHKTSAEKTA, encoded by the coding sequence TTGCGCTCAGAGAAGATGGTTGTCCTCGACGAAGAGGAGACTGACCCGGCCCACGGCTCAGCGCCCACAGAGAGACCGGTCGGAGAACTCCTTGAGTACGGGCTGATAGCACTTGACAAACCGAGGGGGCCGACGAGCCACGAGGTCGTGGCCTGGGTACGCAAGATGGTCGGCGTCGAAAGGGCCGGCCACAGTGGAACACTCGACCCGCCGGTCTCAGGCCTGCTTCCCATCGGAATCGGCAGCGCCACGAAAGCACTCAGCCTGCTCCTCCTGTTCCCGAAGGAGTACTGGGCAGTCATGAGGCTGCACTCTTCAGTCTCCAGGGAGAGGCTTGACGGCGTTGTCCGCGAGTTCACTGGCGATATCTTCCAGAGGCCCCCCCAGCGCTCGTCAGTGAAAAGGGAGGTCAGGAGCAGGACCATCCACGAGATGGAGCTCACAGAGTCGCAGGGGAACCTGTTCCTGATGAGGTGCCTCTGCCAGTCTGGCACATACATGCGGAAACTGGTCTACGACATGGGGGAGGTGCTCGGGGTCGGGGCGACGATGGTCGAGCTCAGGAGGACGAAGGTCGGGCCCCTCAGGGAGGAAGAGGGCTTCGTCACCCTCCACCAGCTGACTGATGCGATGTACAAGCTCAAGGCAGGCGACGAGTCTGTGTTGAGGAAGATCGTGAGGCCGGTCGAGGACTGCCTCGGCTCGATCCAGAGGGTCGTGATCCGCGACTCCGCAGTGGACGCAATCTGCCACGGGGCAAGGCTCGCAGTGCCAGGCATTCTCTCAGTGTCGGAGGGTGTCTCAAAGAACGAGACGGTTGCTATTGTCTCCGGGAAGGGTGAGCTTGTGGCCATCGGAAAGGCGCTAGTGTCAGCCCAAGAAACGAAGTCGATGAGTAAAGGGCTCGCCTCCACAGTTGAGAGAGTGATAATGAAGCAGGGCACCTACCCGAAGATGTGGAAGCACAAGACGAGCGCTGAAAAAACGGCGTAG
- a CDS encoding ABC transporter ATP-binding protein, whose product MGELLRLTQLTKRFSGLEVLKGVSFEVAEGEVVGLIGPNGAGKTTIFNIISGSLKPNSGRVIFASKDITGLPPYRVSRLGIARTFQIPQPFAEMTVLENVRAALLFSNPRSDGRLPKDAEKLCEMAGLSGRLKQPAGSLTAPEKKRLEVARALACSPRLLLLDEFVAGLTLTEASWASGMIKTLSKDYGVTIVWTEHVMRILMRSVERVLVLQAGEVIASGSPPEVVKNERVLSAYFGGKPA is encoded by the coding sequence ATGGGTGAGTTGTTGAGGCTGACGCAGTTGACGAAAAGGTTCTCGGGGCTGGAGGTCCTGAAGGGCGTATCGTTCGAGGTCGCAGAGGGCGAGGTGGTGGGGCTGATAGGTCCCAATGGGGCGGGCAAGACGACTATCTTCAACATAATCTCTGGGAGCCTGAAACCGAACTCTGGAAGGGTCATCTTCGCGTCGAAGGACATCACTGGGCTTCCCCCTTACAGAGTCTCGAGGCTCGGCATAGCTAGAACCTTCCAGATTCCGCAGCCCTTCGCTGAGATGACCGTGCTCGAGAACGTGCGAGCAGCCTTGCTCTTCAGCAATCCCCGTTCTGATGGCAGGCTTCCGAAGGATGCGGAGAAGCTCTGCGAAATGGCTGGGCTGAGCGGCAGGCTGAAGCAACCGGCCGGGTCGCTCACCGCACCCGAGAAGAAGAGGTTGGAGGTGGCCCGCGCGCTTGCCTGCTCACCCCGCCTCCTGTTGCTCGACGAGTTCGTGGCCGGGCTCACCTTAACCGAGGCAAGCTGGGCCTCCGGGATGATCAAGACGCTCTCGAAAGACTACGGTGTGACAATCGTCTGGACCGAGCACGTCATGAGGATATTGATGAGGTCCGTTGAGAGAGTGCTTGTCCTTCAGGCCGGCGAAGTGATTGCATCTGGCAGCCCCCCCGAGGTCGTGAAGAACGAGCGTGTGCTTAGCGCGTACTTTGGAGGTAAGCCAGCGTGA
- a CDS encoding MFS transporter — protein MNLRYRAFTLFLYNSCLGVFLSYGVFFTKVSNEYKLPASATSLVFGVFAVLFSISSLVLGLYMNTRGPGKTILLGGGLMSAGLLLSSVANSYPLLVLTYGVIGGIGSGSMWMPTSYVVFDSFDSAAVKQVTGLVSAGTAIGLLFFPPLETYLIFEGGLPVAFLTVGLVVLLFTGLAYQTSRSSKVTSRFDLREAFKNLKTKKFGLLYAYYAAGNAFSRTLVTIFLVPLFESRGLGTVVGTLALSLIGVGSMAGRLTTGVKRVSEETMAALGFVLQGACAAGLFIANDAVTIGVLSVLFGIGYGTYIPEFALMVRKYYGVEHYGTVFGMLLTSFGLGAFIGPVFEGTAVSSTGGYLPGFLLAAAASIAVGAHLLFAGKGSGQRVPYPGNRGRNTGGTDERPRVHAGYQQREVPAPSLCREHDLRRVRSDGC, from the coding sequence ATGAACTTGAGGTACCGAGCCTTCACTCTCTTCCTTTACAATTCTTGCCTCGGCGTCTTCCTCTCCTACGGGGTCTTCTTCACAAAGGTCTCGAACGAGTACAAACTCCCTGCGTCCGCCACGTCGCTGGTCTTCGGCGTCTTCGCGGTGCTATTCTCCATTTCGTCTCTTGTTCTGGGTCTCTACATGAACACCCGAGGCCCTGGAAAGACCATCCTGCTGGGAGGTGGACTGATGAGCGCTGGCCTCTTACTTTCGTCTGTGGCGAACTCATACCCACTCCTCGTCCTCACCTACGGCGTGATTGGCGGCATTGGTTCGGGCTCCATGTGGATGCCGACCTCCTATGTCGTCTTCGATAGCTTCGACTCGGCAGCAGTGAAGCAAGTCACAGGGCTTGTCAGCGCGGGCACAGCAATCGGCCTCCTCTTCTTCCCGCCCCTCGAAACATATCTGATCTTCGAAGGGGGTCTCCCGGTCGCGTTCCTCACTGTGGGGTTGGTCGTCCTTCTGTTCACAGGCCTCGCGTACCAGACCTCGAGGAGCAGCAAGGTGACCTCAAGATTCGACCTGAGAGAGGCGTTCAAGAACCTGAAGACCAAGAAGTTTGGACTCCTTTACGCATACTACGCAGCTGGAAACGCATTTTCCAGGACGCTCGTCACGATCTTCTTGGTCCCTCTCTTCGAAAGCAGGGGCCTCGGAACTGTGGTCGGCACATTGGCCCTCTCCCTGATTGGGGTAGGAAGCATGGCGGGGAGGCTGACCACGGGAGTGAAGAGGGTCAGCGAGGAGACGATGGCCGCCCTGGGCTTTGTCCTGCAAGGGGCATGCGCCGCTGGACTGTTCATTGCAAACGACGCAGTGACGATAGGCGTCCTCTCCGTCCTCTTCGGGATCGGGTACGGAACCTACATCCCCGAGTTTGCGCTCATGGTGAGAAAGTACTACGGGGTGGAACACTACGGCACCGTCTTCGGGATGTTGCTTACCAGCTTCGGGTTGGGCGCATTCATCGGCCCTGTATTCGAAGGGACAGCCGTCTCGTCGACCGGAGGGTACCTCCCGGGCTTCCTCCTCGCCGCGGCCGCGAGCATTGCCGTCGGAGCCCACCTCCTGTTCGCTGGCAAGGGTAGCGGTCAACGGGTTCCTTACCCTGGCAACCGTGGCCGGAATACTGGCGGAACAGACGAGCGCCCACGGGTTCATGCTGGGTATCAACAACGTGAAGTTCCTGCGCCCAGTCTTTGCAGGGAACACGATCTACGCCGAGTGCGAAGTGACGGGTGTTAG
- a CDS encoding thermopsin — MRREIYAVTIVVLLLLPLLPAPALAADVSHVGRPLHFGTEMPRASPPPQTQYTLPPNYYYDFRVITHGGGTQLKFSVSATATLDIYVMTSLQFSAFTTYASTSALYHRTASILSDVVGLPSKGQYYLLINNDISGATVSLGVSYSTVPVDIYYLHSSLPVPTGIADYGVENFSGSLIPYKQAISSVTATAVLNSVTAYNASSPAGASPYGASLQLNVMLRVNTTSGQRVYWLQNVLTLFTNNQTVYFADNIWNSTVPDGTLDPTLVSGSGSVYPYANRNYYVVGTDIFPYVAPLTAKFPISVSHSGTGVLVRFGYQEAPSGLPLSGPTIYFDNVTIAEHGAITDAAIVVSGYELQPSGTFFDAELVFGGECCGAITTFTSMDSTLSMSYTLTNGDVAVPKAVYEFGSDTAEGAFGIQTSLTQNKFHVSLGSVDFSASYATGPPLPVFLTFSYSVTDGSSPAGPPVLTYFGNGIKLSAPLGTSPTRFTVDRGTGWTVTSVIGGSTGERWATTTGANGTASTDQTAVVTFYHQYLLTAAYSLSGGGQPQPPSVHATAFGAPFDVTLGAQNATYWLDSGSGWSAPTLLGGSSSSHRWEATGGASGTVAAGSSIKPVYVEQYLVTVNYEVVGGGSAGGIELNATSFGFKTSVGIDQPGAAVWVDSGTTIAAGPLTTSSTNSERWVSNSTLSGFASAPLTVQLVYQHQYYLGVQSSAPSGTSVYPQSGWFDSGATVPIGSSVTALWRFAGWTGNGPGSYTGGAGNSSLVLSGPANETAVFDPGVRLEAGQGGAVSYLLGSTTGTVEPGSSAVVYAPVGTQLVLTAQPSILQSLTGWSGSVSSSEGSVTLVLRSPSQVVASFGLNYGEVGLLGGVGLVVVAVAALLLRRRGARS; from the coding sequence ATGCGACGTGAAATCTACGCCGTAACAATCGTTGTTCTTCTGCTGCTGCCCCTTCTCCCCGCTCCTGCCCTAGCAGCTGACGTGAGCCACGTCGGCAGGCCTCTCCACTTCGGCACGGAGATGCCAAGGGCGTCTCCCCCTCCCCAGACGCAGTACACGCTTCCGCCGAACTACTACTATGACTTCCGGGTCATCACGCATGGGGGCGGCACGCAGCTGAAGTTCAGCGTCTCGGCGACGGCCACTCTGGACATTTACGTGATGACCTCGCTCCAATTCTCAGCCTTCACTACGTATGCTAGCACCTCTGCCCTGTACCACAGAACCGCGAGCATCCTCAGCGACGTGGTCGGCCTTCCCTCGAAGGGCCAGTACTACCTGTTGATCAACAACGACATTTCTGGGGCCACGGTCAGCCTGGGCGTTTCATACTCAACTGTCCCGGTGGACATATACTACCTGCACTCCTCCCTTCCAGTTCCCACAGGCATCGCGGATTACGGCGTCGAGAACTTCTCCGGAAGCCTGATTCCGTACAAACAGGCGATCTCTTCCGTGACAGCGACCGCGGTTCTCAACAGTGTGACGGCATACAACGCCTCCTCGCCGGCAGGTGCCAGCCCGTACGGGGCGAGCCTACAGCTGAACGTGATGCTGCGCGTCAACACGACTTCGGGCCAGCGCGTCTACTGGCTGCAGAATGTCCTCACCCTTTTCACAAACAACCAGACGGTATACTTCGCGGACAACATTTGGAACTCCACTGTTCCGGATGGTACGCTCGACCCGACCCTCGTCTCCGGTTCGGGCTCGGTCTACCCGTATGCGAACCGCAACTACTACGTGGTAGGGACCGACATCTTCCCCTACGTCGCCCCCCTGACCGCGAAGTTCCCAATCTCCGTATCCCATTCTGGGACCGGCGTGCTGGTCAGGTTCGGGTACCAGGAGGCGCCGAGCGGATTGCCCCTCTCGGGTCCCACCATTTACTTCGACAACGTCACAATAGCAGAGCATGGCGCTATCACGGATGCTGCCATAGTGGTTAGCGGCTACGAGCTTCAGCCAAGCGGGACGTTCTTCGACGCGGAGCTCGTCTTCGGCGGGGAATGCTGCGGAGCCATCACCACATTCACGAGCATGGACTCCACCCTTTCCATGTCATACACTCTTACGAACGGCGACGTCGCCGTTCCCAAGGCGGTCTACGAGTTCGGAAGCGACACTGCGGAGGGCGCGTTCGGCATCCAGACGAGCCTGACTCAGAACAAGTTCCACGTCAGCCTTGGAAGCGTCGACTTCTCCGCGAGCTACGCTACTGGACCCCCTCTACCCGTCTTCCTGACTTTCAGCTACAGCGTCACTGACGGCAGCAGTCCAGCGGGACCACCAGTGCTGACGTACTTCGGAAACGGCATAAAGTTGTCCGCTCCTCTGGGGACCTCGCCAACCAGATTCACGGTCGACCGAGGCACCGGCTGGACAGTTACATCTGTCATCGGCGGGTCGACTGGGGAGAGGTGGGCCACGACCACGGGGGCGAACGGGACTGCGTCGACCGACCAGACAGCCGTAGTCACCTTCTACCACCAGTACCTTCTTACCGCCGCGTACTCGCTGAGCGGCGGAGGTCAGCCTCAGCCCCCCTCCGTGCACGCCACTGCCTTCGGCGCTCCCTTTGATGTCACACTCGGAGCCCAAAACGCAACCTACTGGCTGGACAGCGGGTCGGGCTGGTCGGCGCCAACCCTCCTCGGAGGGTCTTCCTCGTCGCACAGGTGGGAGGCGACAGGAGGCGCGTCGGGAACGGTGGCGGCTGGGTCGAGTATCAAGCCCGTCTACGTAGAGCAATACCTAGTCACTGTGAATTACGAGGTGGTAGGCGGAGGTTCCGCGGGCGGCATTGAGCTCAACGCTACATCGTTCGGCTTCAAAACGAGTGTCGGTATCGACCAGCCGGGTGCTGCCGTCTGGGTTGACTCTGGAACGACAATCGCTGCGGGCCCGCTGACGACGAGCTCGACGAATTCCGAGAGGTGGGTCTCGAACTCGACCTTGAGCGGGTTTGCGTCAGCCCCTCTCACAGTGCAGTTGGTCTACCAACACCAGTACTACCTGGGCGTCCAGTCTTCGGCACCCAGTGGGACCTCAGTGTATCCTCAGAGCGGTTGGTTCGACTCAGGAGCCACGGTTCCGATAGGCAGTAGCGTTACCGCACTCTGGAGGTTCGCAGGCTGGACGGGGAACGGCCCTGGCTCGTACACCGGAGGCGCCGGCAACAGCTCGCTCGTACTGAGCGGACCAGCCAACGAGACTGCGGTTTTCGACCCTGGCGTCAGGCTGGAGGCGGGTCAGGGCGGGGCAGTATCGTACCTTCTTGGATCCACGACAGGTACGGTGGAACCCGGCTCGTCAGCGGTTGTCTACGCGCCTGTTGGGACCCAGCTGGTGCTGACCGCCCAGCCATCCATTCTGCAGTCACTGACGGGCTGGTCCGGCTCGGTCAGCAGCTCTGAAGGCAGCGTCACTCTCGTCCTCCGGTCGCCCTCGCAGGTCGTCGCTTCCTTCGGGCTGAACTACGGCGAAGTGGGCCTCTTGGGCGGTGTCGGGCTCGTCGTCGTGGCTGTCGCTGCTCTGCTCCTACGGAGGCGGGGCGCGAGGAGTTAA
- a CDS encoding branched-chain amino acid ABC transporter permease: MKLSGFTLTRRRSAELAVAVVLLALLLLAPTFFARISVLFFILNWIVLSESFNMFTGLTGYVNFGHVVFYGVGGYVSALLMANAHASPYLAVIAGGLASSVLALGISLPTARLRGAYFAIATLSINEAFLVTFDSWDAVGSAPGFTLPISYYQPVVEYYVMVVVAVACVAAMYAISKSRFGIALQAIRQQEGTASSIGVNAAYYKSLTLVFSGFFAGLAGALAIWQITYIDPPSAFDITITVNSISMAMLGGLGTAIGPVVGGALLYELTDLLGLSYPFIHLIILGVIIIGVVLVIPDGILGGSRRVLAKVRGRRRSGNG; the protein is encoded by the coding sequence GTGAAGTTGTCTGGATTCACGCTGACCCGCAGAAGGTCGGCCGAGCTGGCCGTTGCGGTGGTCTTGCTGGCATTGCTCCTCCTGGCGCCAACCTTCTTCGCGAGAATCTCGGTGCTCTTCTTCATCCTCAACTGGATCGTTCTGTCCGAGAGCTTCAACATGTTCACCGGACTGACAGGGTACGTCAACTTCGGCCACGTCGTCTTCTACGGCGTCGGAGGGTACGTCAGCGCCCTCCTGATGGCGAACGCCCACGCCTCACCATACCTAGCGGTCATCGCCGGAGGGCTGGCCTCCAGCGTTCTGGCCCTTGGAATCAGCCTACCGACCGCGAGGCTCAGGGGAGCCTACTTCGCCATCGCGACGCTGAGCATCAACGAAGCGTTCCTTGTGACGTTCGACAGCTGGGACGCGGTGGGGTCGGCACCAGGATTCACTCTCCCGATCTCGTACTATCAGCCAGTTGTCGAGTACTACGTCATGGTGGTGGTCGCCGTCGCTTGCGTCGCGGCAATGTACGCCATCTCCAAGTCGAGGTTCGGCATCGCCCTCCAGGCTATCCGGCAGCAGGAAGGCACAGCCAGTTCTATCGGGGTAAACGCGGCCTACTACAAGTCGCTCACGCTGGTCTTCAGCGGCTTCTTCGCAGGACTTGCTGGCGCCCTCGCAATCTGGCAGATTACCTACATCGACCCTCCATCGGCCTTCGATATCACAATCACAGTCAACTCGATCTCGATGGCCATGCTTGGGGGGCTTGGGACAGCAATCGGCCCGGTCGTCGGCGGAGCTCTGCTCTACGAGCTGACGGACTTGCTCGGCCTCAGCTACCCGTTCATCCACCTCATAATTCTCGGAGTTATCATAATTGGAGTGGTCTTGGTCATCCCGGACGGAATCCTTGGCGGTTCGAGAAGGGTCCTGGCCAAGGTCAGAGGAAGGAGAAGAAGCGGGAATGGGTGA
- a CDS encoding AAA family ATPase, translating into MQAIIVSGMPAVGKTTVSRIVAESLGLKLVGGGDVLKEMAVEEGYTPGGEDWWDTKEGMKFLEERKHAPGFDKEVDARLLEKAKKGDVVITSYPVPWLTKHGLKVWLSGSVETRAKRMAKRDHIDEKKCMEVLAVRDVENYGIYKRLYQIEFGKDLSPFDLVVDTDSIEESRVAEIVLHYVRNRS; encoded by the coding sequence ATGCAGGCCATCATTGTCTCCGGGATGCCAGCCGTCGGCAAGACGACCGTCTCCAGGATTGTGGCCGAAAGCCTCGGGCTCAAGCTGGTCGGCGGAGGCGACGTTCTCAAGGAGATGGCCGTGGAGGAGGGCTACACTCCTGGCGGGGAGGACTGGTGGGACACGAAGGAAGGGATGAAGTTCCTGGAGGAAAGGAAGCACGCGCCCGGCTTCGACAAGGAGGTTGACGCAAGGCTCTTGGAGAAGGCGAAGAAGGGCGACGTGGTGATAACGAGCTACCCCGTCCCCTGGCTCACGAAGCACGGGCTGAAGGTCTGGCTTTCAGGCAGCGTCGAGACAAGGGCGAAGAGGATGGCCAAGAGAGACCACATAGACGAGAAGAAGTGCATGGAGGTGCTGGCTGTAAGGGACGTGGAGAACTACGGAATCTACAAAAGACTCTACCAGATCGAGTTCGGAAAGGACCTCAGCCCCTTCGACCTGGTCGTGGACACAGACTCGATAGAAGAGTCCAGGGTCGCTGAGATAGTCCTCCACTACGTCAGGAACAGAAGCTAG
- a CDS encoding ABC transporter ATP-binding protein, with the protein MTESLLEVSGLTVSYGAAQALWDVSFSVKRGELVVLVGSNGAGKTTSLRSVQGMLKPKSGKVTFCSKDITRLAANKVTALGLSLVPEGRGLFTTMTVEENLQLGAFNKRARKRLKENFSSAYELFPILKERRKQRAGSLSGGEQQMLAIGRGLMSDPEMLMLDEPSLGLAPIVVSKVFEVLEGLKESGLTILLVEQNMEASLAIADRGYLLDNGRIAFEGTPDQFRANESLREAYLGL; encoded by the coding sequence GTGACAGAGTCGTTACTTGAGGTTTCTGGCCTCACCGTCAGCTACGGGGCCGCTCAGGCGCTCTGGGACGTCTCCTTCTCGGTAAAACGCGGGGAGCTGGTCGTCCTGGTGGGGTCGAACGGGGCCGGCAAGACGACCTCCCTCCGAAGCGTCCAAGGCATGCTCAAGCCCAAGAGCGGGAAGGTGACCTTCTGCTCCAAGGACATCACGCGGCTTGCAGCAAACAAGGTCACGGCGCTAGGTCTCTCGCTGGTCCCGGAAGGGAGGGGACTCTTCACCACGATGACAGTCGAGGAGAACCTCCAGTTGGGAGCCTTCAACAAGCGCGCCCGGAAGCGGTTAAAGGAGAACTTCTCGTCAGCCTACGAGCTCTTCCCGATACTGAAGGAGAGAAGGAAGCAGAGGGCGGGCTCTTTGAGCGGGGGAGAGCAGCAGATGTTGGCGATTGGGAGGGGATTGATGTCTGACCCAGAGATGCTGATGCTCGACGAACCTTCCCTAGGACTGGCACCAATCGTTGTTTCGAAGGTCTTCGAGGTACTGGAAGGACTGAAGGAGAGCGGGCTGACAATCCTGCTGGTGGAGCAGAACATGGAGGCCTCCCTGGCGATTGCGGACAGAGGCTATCTGCTTGACAACGGGAGGATTGCCTTCGAGGGCACCCCGGACCAGTTCCGGGCGAATGAATCTCTGAGGGAAGCATACTTGGGGTTGTAG